A genomic segment from Perca flavescens isolate YP-PL-M2 chromosome 13, PFLA_1.0, whole genome shotgun sequence encodes:
- the LOC114567285 gene encoding uncharacterized protein LOC114567285, with product MSGEHFCQVRQKCPFCDYSRQWKSQPIIGSTPAGNLQLSAAVHFTGTSFRQISKVLSALKVCNIVESTYFLHASSFMEPCVFAVWKRTQADLIQETKSRPGGAELGGDMRTDSPGHCAKYGSYSMMDLNTGKIIDVQLVQSNKCGGSAKMEKEGLIRSLDFLEKSAVKVASIVTDRHSQIQKFLRIERNDIEHFYDVWHVAKGVSKKVEALAKMKDCNELKRWQQSLVNHLYWCAISSSSDEEAVAKWTSFSNHVQNIHSHDNVLFPECLHPALDGRRPKKWLKSASTALFKLQRIVSNKYLLKGVAKLSPKHQTSAIEAFHSVILRFAPKNVVFSYRGMLCRLYLASLHFNENGNREHLTSRDRTPAYKIKYPKHKKGKHTIQPLKKKPSYAYVDNLMRVFFDEVLHEPAKFTVELQELKIPDTLCSQFHRPDKQEAVAAYVSRFSH from the exons ATGTCAGGGGAACATTTTTGTCAAGTCAGACAGAAATGTCCTTTCTGTGACTATTCCAGGCAGTGGAAAAGTCAGCCGATCATCGGCAGCACCCCAGCAGGCAACCTGCAGTTATCTGCTGCAGTACACTTTACTGGCACGTCATTTAGACAGATCAGCAAA GTTCTGTCTGCACTCAAAGTCTGCAACATAGTAGAGAGCACATATTTCCTCCATGCCTCATCATTTATGGAGCCATGTGTTTTCGCTGTATGGAAGCGGACCCAAGCAGACCTGATCCAGGAAACAAAGAGTAGGCCTGGGGGAGCCGAGCTTGGGGGTGACATGAGAACCGACAGCCCGGGACACTGTGCAAAATATGGCTCTTACTCAATGATGGACCTCAACACGGGAAAAATTATTGATGTCCAGTTAGTGCAG AGTAACAAATGTGGCGGCAGtgccaaaatggagaaagaGGGCCTGATTAGAAGTCTCGATTTCCTGGAAAAATCTGCTGTGAAAGTTGCATCAATTGTTACTGACAGACACTCTCAAATCCAGAAGTTTTTGAGAATTGAGAGGAACGATATTGAGCACTTTTATGATGTTTGGCATGTTGCCAAAG GTGTTTCGAAGAAAGTAGAGGCTCTGGCAAAGATGAAGGACTGCAATGAGTTAAAGAGATGGCAGCAGAGCCTGGTAAACCATCTGTACTGGTGTGCCATCTCTTCCTCATCGGATGAAGAAGCTGTAGCTAAGTGGACATCATTCAGTAATCATGTCCAGAACATCCACAGCCATGACAACGTCCTCTTCCCTGAGTGTCTGCACCCTGCCTTGGATGGAAGACGCCCCAAAAAGTGGTTGAAATCAG CATCAACGGCTTTGTTTAAACTGCAGAGGATTGTGTCAAACAAATACCTCTTAAAAGGTGTGGCAAAACTCAGCCCAAAGCACCAAACATCGGCCATTGAGGCTTTCCACAGCGTCATTCTGCGATTTGCCCCCAAAAATGTCGTCTTCTCCTACAGGGGAATGCTATGCAG GTTGTATCTCGCTTCGCTGCATTTTAATGAAAATGGAAACAGGGAACATCTGACGTCTAGAGACAGAACACCAGCATACAAGATCAAATACCCCAAGCACAAGAAAGGAAAACACACGATCCAGCCACTGAAGAAAAAACCATCATATG CCTATGTGGACAACCTAATGCGCGTCTTCTTCGATGAGGTGCTGCATGAACCAGCAAAATTCACTGTTGAGCTTCAGGAACTGAAGATCCCAGACACCCTGTGTTCTCAGTTCCACAGACCAGACAAGCAAGAGGCTGTTGCTGCCTATGTATCTCGCTTCAGCCACTGa